A region of Chitinophaga flava DNA encodes the following proteins:
- a CDS encoding acyltransferase family protein has protein sequence MDKRTSWIDNLRTFITVLVVAHHSSLAYTTFAYFDKDAYIRSTHPMVDAARSRGLDIFEDFNDVFFMSLMFLISGIFVYRSLLNKGAAVFVRDRFYRLFIPFVVGVTVLMLCAHYPSYYLAHGTHNLKAYVTDFFTVEAWPVGPPWFIWVLFVFNLVVVIIFPLLKDRIIQWSTGLAMLGQHPVKLLLFWYLFTWVLYVPMALKVDPGYWTGIGPFDFQVGRVLLYFGYFFLGILIGAPGVSHGLFAEGAAFVKRWWCWLLAALGVYTALKLSEAPLTGMLKREELSLQQATLIYRSIWTLSCTFSCIALLTTFKRLLNYSGRWWQSLSANAYGIYLVHYIFVIWCQYLLLNVSLPAWPKFLITTLVSVICSWWVTYIVRKNNLIGKYL, from the coding sequence ATGGACAAGCGAACCAGTTGGATAGATAATTTACGTACATTCATTACCGTATTAGTGGTAGCCCATCATTCCTCCCTGGCCTATACTACCTTTGCCTATTTTGATAAGGATGCTTATATCCGCTCCACCCATCCTATGGTGGATGCTGCAAGAAGCCGTGGACTGGATATCTTCGAGGATTTTAATGATGTGTTTTTTATGTCACTGATGTTTTTAATCAGTGGCATTTTTGTGTACCGGAGCCTGCTGAACAAAGGGGCCGCTGTTTTTGTACGTGACCGTTTTTACAGATTGTTTATTCCTTTCGTGGTAGGGGTGACCGTGTTGATGCTCTGTGCGCATTATCCCTCTTATTATCTCGCCCATGGCACGCATAATCTCAAGGCGTATGTAACAGACTTTTTTACCGTAGAGGCGTGGCCGGTAGGACCACCCTGGTTTATCTGGGTGTTGTTTGTGTTTAATCTTGTTGTGGTCATTATCTTCCCGCTGTTAAAGGATCGTATCATACAATGGAGTACAGGATTGGCAATGCTGGGACAACATCCGGTAAAACTGCTGTTGTTTTGGTATCTCTTCACGTGGGTGTTGTATGTGCCCATGGCGCTGAAAGTAGATCCGGGGTACTGGACAGGCATCGGTCCGTTTGATTTTCAGGTGGGCAGGGTACTGTTGTATTTCGGCTATTTTTTCCTGGGTATACTCATAGGGGCGCCGGGTGTGAGTCACGGATTATTTGCCGAAGGGGCAGCTTTTGTGAAGAGATGGTGGTGCTGGCTGCTGGCCGCTTTAGGAGTATATACTGCACTCAAGTTGAGCGAGGCGCCACTGACCGGCATGCTGAAGCGGGAGGAATTAAGCCTGCAACAGGCCACGCTGATATACAGATCTATTTGGACATTATCCTGCACTTTCAGCTGTATCGCATTGCTGACTACATTTAAGCGTCTGCTGAACTACAGCGGCAGATGGTGGCAGTCACTGTCGGCCAATGCCTATGGTATCTACCTGGTGCATTACATTTTTGTGATCTGGTGTCAGTATCTTCTACTGAATGTATCGTTGCCGGCATGGCCCAAATTCCTGATCACCACGCTGGTGTCGGTAATATGCAGCTGGTGGGTAACCTATATCGTCAGGAAAAATAATCTCATCGGGAAGTATCTGTAA
- a CDS encoding VOC family protein, with protein MSVLSIPASAQVITGLDHVPVAVKNLDSAASRYRALGFALKPGRLHDNGIRNLHVKFKDGTELELITAAEPRDALTREYRQHLAAGEGPAFLALYTPEIPALINLLKRLQQPFEVEDGFPAVPAGNPLHYLFFGRRNQSPTDQPAHFAHENSAESLIGVWIATNDSLPLRNLLQEGGALIRKEQVGVPQRQSATVAYLKEGTVVLLPVAQQVVSGHPVIGVTLRVKSIEKVKRVLKNNNMNIPATIAGNGSLSLLLSPSQTCGLWLEFRQIKK; from the coding sequence ATGTCAGTCCTGTCAATACCTGCTTCGGCGCAGGTTATTACAGGGCTTGATCATGTGCCGGTGGCTGTTAAAAACCTTGACAGCGCCGCGTCCCGTTACCGTGCCCTCGGTTTCGCGCTCAAACCCGGACGGCTACACGATAACGGCATCCGTAACCTTCATGTGAAGTTTAAAGATGGTACTGAGCTGGAGCTGATTACGGCAGCAGAGCCGCGGGATGCGCTTACAAGGGAGTATCGGCAACACCTGGCAGCCGGCGAAGGACCGGCTTTTCTTGCACTATACACACCGGAAATTCCGGCGTTGATCAACCTCTTGAAACGTCTTCAGCAACCATTTGAAGTGGAGGATGGGTTCCCGGCCGTTCCGGCAGGGAATCCATTGCACTACCTCTTTTTCGGCCGCAGGAACCAGTCGCCCACCGATCAACCGGCACATTTCGCACATGAGAATAGCGCTGAAAGTCTTATTGGCGTGTGGATAGCAACGAACGATAGTTTACCGCTGCGCAATCTGTTGCAGGAAGGCGGAGCCCTGATCCGGAAAGAACAAGTAGGTGTGCCGCAGCGGCAATCCGCTACAGTAGCTTACCTGAAAGAAGGTACAGTCGTGCTTTTACCGGTTGCGCAACAGGTAGTCAGTGGTCATCCTGTCATTGGTGTAACATTAAGGGTGAAGAGTATTGAAAAGGTAAAACGAGTTTTGAAAAATAATAATATGAATATCCCGGCAACGATAGCCGGTAACGGTAGTTTAAGTCTGTTATTATCCCCTTCGCAGACCTGCGGACTATGGCTGGAATTCAGGCAGATAAAAAAATAA